From the Cucumis sativus cultivar 9930 chromosome 5, Cucumber_9930_V3, whole genome shotgun sequence genome, the window CTGCTATAGGAAAAGAAgcagagagagaaaaaggagaaggagaagcagaaggagaaggagaagcagaaggagaaggagaaggagaaggagaaggaggaggagatGGAAAAGGAGAAGCAAAAGGAGGAGAAGGAGACTGAAACCAAGAATGAGACCGGGAACGAGAATGGGAAGAAggagaatgaaaataattcGGAAGAAGTTACAGGTACAAAAGAGACAGAACAAGATAAACAAGCGATCATTCTGAGGCATCTAAATATGGATGATATGAGGCAGGCCAAAAATCAGGTTAATATCTATGTTTCCCTTAATATTGAGATGCAAGTAGACTTTATTTACTCCCACTTCTTTGTGGGTCATGTAGGTAgtttatttgtaatatattgTTCACGAAGATTAACCCATATTTCATGGATGTCTTTCTATGttgaaaatgtcattttttaatgaagtatgtgttaaataaataacaatctAGATGGGAAGATGTGAGCAGTCCATTTCTATTAGGGAGCTTCCCTGGAATCTCTTCGTCTTCTTTGAGTAAATATCAATTTccaaaccaaaagaaaaaaaattgctaattttgaactttatgtgtgaTGTATTGTAGGTTGCTGCAAGTTTTGCTTCTGAGGGATCAGTTATGAATGAGTTGAAGCAATGGAATGATTTGTATGGAGAGGGAGGTTCAAGAAAAAAGCAACAACTTACATACTTCTTATAGTAGAACCAAGCATCTTATCTTGAAAACGTAAAAGCAAGCAGATGTGAGCGTCattggaaaaaatgaaatgaggTGCAAAATCAGGAGATTCGGGAAACTCTTCTAGCATTAAAGATCTATTCTAGCAATGAGTCAACCTATGTGGGACAAGTTCATCACCTATTATGCCGTAGCATTCCAGTGGTATCTGTCATTTGTTTCGAGTCATATGGTTAAGGAAAGGGTAATGAATGAACTTTAGGCTAGTGTTCAAACCGTTTGCCACGTATCATTGAAAGATTTCAATTACGATGTTTTCGAGTACACGGCGCTGGGAGATGTATTATGAAAATATGGAGCAGATAGTCAGatttgtttgatatattttggaCCATGGGGAACATACCATAGGATTTGTACATCATTTATCTGTAATTCTTATGCATTCAAACTATAAAGGTTGTAGAGTTTGTATCATAAATTACTTGAGCTTTCTCTTAGAGATATTCTTTATGCATTATTTGACAGATATCTTATATTGTTGAACTTGAAGCAGAACAGTGGTCAAGCCCTAGATTCATATTTCATAGCTTGGCACCTTAATACTCCATTCACTCgcattaataacaaaaaaaactagaaattgAGACGATGATATGGAGCAGTCAAAACTTgcaattgttattattgtttgatcCAAAGGGTTTTTATTGAAAGATCCAAACTTGCAAAAGTGTGTAGTGACATCCAATAGAGGATATGCAAGTATGGtaaagaaacaatataaagCAATTAATAGTTTGTTTGGCTTGGAAGAATCCTACCATTCTAAGAAATTAAACACCCCCTCCTCACACATACTTGTGCAAGTGaagaaatatttcataaatgtgAGATTTTCCAATTAAGAAGTGAAAAGACAACGCAATACAAGTACAAAAGCCTTCAAGCCGAGGTATTACCCATGCATGTGCAGTTTTGAATTTCAAGCAACAAAGCCCACctaaagaaaaatctaaatgGAAACCTACTTGATATTGAGCAAAGCTAATAAATTGAAGCAAAATGATAAACACACTATTTAACCGGCTTTAAACAGAACAGATATCAAGTAACTTCAATCAGCACACCAATCTAAATACCAATCACCTTATACTCATTTAGTGACGATGTGTATTGATTAATAATTGGTATCTAGGACAAAACTTTAATGCATAAGCATTTAAATAAAGTTACACTATTCCTCAAATAACTAGGTATgcaaaaatcataaaagatCAAAACCTTTCTGCCAATCTGGCTGTAACTGCTCTaagttttgaataaactttTCCAGCCGGAGAACCTAAAATGAGGCTGCAAAGAGAATCTCTAGCAATTTTTATGTTGGCAAAGGATCCTAATATGTGAATCTTGGTGTCTGCAATAACTATCCTTGTCTTTGTAGCGTTTTCAATGGCAAACTTTGTTTTACCAGCTTTACCAGACAATCTGCCAATGGCACGGGACAAGTGCTCACCTCGAAGCGTCTTAACATCTTTGATCTCAAAAGATTCTACATAGAGCTCATCCACTCGTAAGAGTGCAATGGCATCGATTACATCAAAACCAAGCATGAAAGCATGAACAAAATCTGCACACTTTTGCAAGTTACTAACGTCGGGTGTGTCTGCTCTTGTTTTCAGTTCAACTTTACGAGCCTTGAGGTTCATACGGATGTCAATTTTCATCTGATCATATATTGGGGTGTAGATTTCCATCCATGCTTTCTTGAGAGGAGAATATCGATGTGGAGGAACAGATACCTTTCGGAACTGAACTCGGCCATCGTTCATCTCATGAGGCTTTAGAGGATCAAACTGCGGTTTTGGCGGCAAGGTCCCAATTTCAGTTACTGTTTTGCTTGAAACTGTTTCCACTTCCATGGAAACGGGAACTTCAGTAGACtgcattatgaaattttgctgAGTTCCACCCTGCAAACAACCAAATAGCTCCCATTAGACAACAATATGTGAGCAATATCCGAGTGAAAGATTAGATGGATTAGAAAGCCATCAACACGAAAGGCAGCACAATAGAAGGCATAAATCTCCACCCCCACCCtcctagaaaaaaaaaaaaaaaaggaaaaagcaaacgaagtaaaattataataaaatccCCAGTGAGAAGATTATACCTTGACCTTTTAAAGGTCTCATAATAAGGTAGTACACACACGTATAACCTCAGAATATAGAAGTCTACCAAAATGTattgtaaaatgaaaatggaacgCCCCAAAACATCAACTTGCAGAAAGGATGAGGTGAATAGTATTCCTCCCAAGAAACAATACTCAATTGCGATTTGAAAAaagactttaaaaaaaagaaccctTCAAAAGCTAGCTCTTCTAATTACCCAATCCACCAGAAATCCTTTCAAAAGCGCAGAAATTCGAGACAAATTATTCAGCAAAAACAAACTACACGTCACAAATCAACAGGAAGAAAGTCACAGAAACAGAGTACagcaaaaaattgaaaaggatCAAATTTaagaggaaaaacaaaagtctACCCGCGTTACTTTTCAGCCAATAAGGCATGAATTCGCCTTCATACCAAATCAAACTGGAATGCAGACGATAACAACAATACTCCAGTCAAGCAATCAACGattatcaaatgaaaaacatagcaccccagaaaaagaaaacttgcaGAAATCATGAACCCAAAACCAACAATCCCCAGTATGAATcgaaaaccaaacaaattatataaccCCAAGAATACGAGAGGTAGAAACCTGCGACGGTGAGAGACGAGGGCGGATGAGAAGTTGAGAGAAGAACGGGAGCGTCACAGTAAGGTATCGGCTAAAGCTTGAATGGGAGAGCCACCGCTCAGTGAGGACGGAAAATTTAGTCGCAGAGAGTAGCTGGCGGAGCAGTGGAGGTAGTATGAATCAGAGCCGAGAAGGTGAAGTGAAGGATTGAATCTCAAAGagaagaggaaggagaagaatgaAATCAAAGTCATAAATTAGGGCAAACTCTGATtgtgatttcattttctatttttattttgcaaattACGATTTTGTCCTAAATCTTCGACGAGTATTGGCCAACCTGCTAtggtaaaatagtaatttggtaacatcaataaataatattttaatccttTAGATTTCCGGGTTTTTTTtcgaaaatataaaagtttgagggattaaagagaaaaattctTTGGAATTTTCCAAcaatatttcttcttcttcgatcTGTCCACTGCTCTGcgcttcatcttcttcaattctCCGTTTCCAATTCCATTGTTTCAGCTCAGCTGCTCATATCGTTTCCGAATGTCAAATCCATTAGAGAGATACCACAAACTTTGCCTGATGGATTTTCTGGCGAAGAGTTACAGCTACCCATTAGCTTGTAAGGAGCTAAGCTTCTTAATCAGAGGTGCTTTCATTAAACTTCCCAAGAATCTCCAATCTCTCATTTACGAACATATTATCACCGCCTTTCATCTCCTTCCAGAGTAAGTCTTCTGTTTGTTCCCTtcattccatttcttttctttctgttcATTTTTATAGACtcgtttgattttttgtttttttgggtATCAAAAGATTAGAGAAGATTTGGGTTGCTTTTGGTTATGGTTAGAAATTCAGTGATTTAGAATTTATGTGCTGAGTACTCATGTAGTTTTTTAGTTTCGATTTTCCGTATTTGAATCTAATTAGGAAATGTTGTGAATTGTTTGAATGTTTGATTTTGGCCATTTGGGAATTGTTCTGCTCAGTTCATTGATTaggaaaatgtttttaaattctttgttTGTACTTGGTTGATTCTTGTATATTACTATTCATTTGTCACATCTGTCATTTTGCTGTCTTCGGCATGAGCTTGTCTTATTAGCTACTTCTTGTATAGTCTTTAGTTTCTTTAGTGGAGGAGAGTGATCATCTGTCCCGTTATCTATGGAATAGCTTTCCTTTTGAGGGTTCTATTGAATAGTTGGTGAGCAAAGATGAATATGCAGATGTAGCCAACTTTTTTCGTTTGAAGTTATGTACACCGTCGATTCTATCTTGTAGCATTGAATTTGAGCATAACTTCTATattaatatgtattttctgtgaatttcttcctctttcctccCCCTTATTTGTTTACATTTTCTCAACGCTTATTAGAAAATGGGAGGTTTAATATAAAACCAATATGAAATTTTCTGATTAAGGTGTGGTTGATTTAACAAAAGAATGCAGACGAGCTCTGCTGCTTCTGCTGCACGTCTCCTTGCTCGGGCTGTTGAAGCTGCTTTGCCTAAGCAAAAGAGAAATTCAGTGATTGTAGAATTTAAGAAAGCAATGGTTGTTCATAAGAGGCGTACTAAAGCACATCAGGAAGAAAAAGGTGAATTATTTGCTTCTTTGCTATTATTATACATCAAATTGaacatatttttcatgttttgcAATTCAATCTGATTGTTAACTCACAAATTCTTTAGGTTCTTGTCAACTCCCTCAAGATGTTCTTCTCCACATCTTCCGCTTTATAGATGTTCAATCTTTAGTTTCAGCTGGGCTAGTATGCCGGTAATTATCTATCATGATATTTCCTCATCTATCAACAAAGTTTGTTATTACCTTAACCATTCTCCTATTCAACTATTCAACTTAGTTTACTAGCCCCTCAAAGTTCACAAGCATTGCCAACGCTATTGCTTCCTTTAAGATAATGGTCGTTATGTAATCAATGTGAAGGTCGTGGAATGTAGCAGCAGAGGATGAATATCTGTGGCAGTTGCAGTAtacaacattttttgtttgttctgaTGACAATAGTAAATCCATTAATGATAAAGACAGTGAGGATGGCTTTGCTAGCAGTAGCACACCTCGTGTTGATTGGAAAGAGGAATTCAAGAAAGCATATGTAGGTGAGAATTGACACGGTCTCTAATTTCtgaacaataatatatatgccATTGAGTGATCaacttaaatttaagaaaaatactaTCGTCCATGTAGCTTGTagttagaaatatttttaggGTATCAAAGGCAAATTAGTCTATAGCCAATGAATTTGTTAGTAGCAGTTGATTACAAATAAAGTTGGTGGGAGTTATTGTATTCctttatctttttatctttcagTTTCAGTATTATTCTACTTATCTGTggtttgttactttttttattcttaataaaacaaaaagtttaatcaatagttttgatttgataataattatttgtactatGGTGTTTGGAATGATAGGTAATTCTTTGGGGAGAAACACATATGGAAGGGGATACTGCAAACACTGTGACACAATAGTTTCCTTTAGTACCTTGAGATGTCCGAATGATCATGGTagaaataaaaacacacaaaTCAAGCCTCTGTCAATCAACCAGGTACTTTTTTCTATCCCTTTTTCCTAAGTTCATTTTCAGGGTCTTTTTGGTCAGCTTTCGCTCCTCTACTCTCTTATTCTGGTTACATGAATCTTTCTCTCTGACGGCAAGTGTAGTTTTTCTATTCTCTCCAGCACACTGAATTGAAATTGCTTTTGCTTATTTGAATGGTCACTTTTCATGAAACTGACTTCTTTTCAGGCTGATGGTAGTAGTATTGGCTTTTTTGCTATTGATTCTTTTAGAGGGGAAAAACACTTCCATGTTCTTTTGAAAGTATCTATAAAGATTTTGTAGCtgctttttaagtttttcaagAATGCTTTTTTATGTATAGGGTTTTAAGTAAGATTGATTGGAGTCATTTCATTGTCTAAAAACTGATTCTGAATTGGCCTATCAGttcaagaaaaatttaaactagATGCTGAAACCAGTGTTGGTTAAGTTGTCAAAAAATGTTctttaattttgcttttttataaataaagaaaaaaccatatttgtttaaaagtttcaatattaCCCACGATGtttcataaacatttcaaaaatgaCACTTGACTAGATATAGATATCTTTACCCGTAAGaattttatatgaaatttggttGGGATGGGAATGATGTGACGAAGGTGACCAACAATGAAATTTGGATTGTTATATTGTTCCAAATCCTATTTTTTGGTTCATAATCTAAAAAGGGTGATTTTGAAAGGCTAATATTGCAACTTTTGAATGAATAAGAGTGTTTTGGACAACAGAATGGACCATCTGATGACCAAAATCCATAAATGAAACAATCAAATGATAAAGTAATCAAACAAACTGAAACATTTTTGGGTTTTGCTTTCGAACTGACGATGATGTGTCTCCTTCTTTTAGGTTGTTGAATATGTGTTAAATGGAGCGTCAGAATTGATTTATTCTTCAGATAGTGAAACTGATTCAGATGAAGATGTGATTTCTGAGTTTTGGGCTCTTCCAAAGTACTTAGGCAGCAGTGGAGCGAACTGATCCTATCCTAAAGGTGCAGATTTgaatcttttaactttttgtctttGACGAGatagtaatattttaacaaCTGTAAAGAAGTTGCCTCGTCTATCTTGTTAACAGcttagattgtaaatatatttaccAATATCATTGAGAACGAATGAACTGGAGAGTATACAACAAATCAAGCCCACAAAAATTCTACTAAGGAAAGGGGGTTCGAGCAAAGCAAAATGTTACCTCTAAAATAACGAACTAAGAGATAcgaattatttttagttttttaaaattgtatttgtttttctaaccatttctttaaaagacttttattttatacgaATGAACATTTAAATAGGTAGCAAGTGCAGATTTAAAAACCAGAACAttctttcacttttcaaaacttggATTTTGAAAGCAAGAATCTagctttgatttcttttatttaaattttctaaaattaagtttataaatatgtattgatttttttttttcggttttggaaattttgaaaaaaatatagaaaatcataattaagaaagaaaatggacaCAGTTGCTATAAAACTCAACTAGTGGACTAAAATACATAAAACGACTTCTTAATTTTAGAAACgtttttgaaaatcaagtaacttaaaaaaacattacttCCACACgagtttcataaaatattttcaaaattcaaaccaatttgaaattatatatatatatatatatatatatataagtcaAAAGCtgagtttaattttagatGTGTATGGGGACATCCATTCTCTCATGAGCCTTTAATTTGTGAAGCATTTTGTCAACGACAAATGAACAATTTAGTCAATTTTAATGAAGAgctaaagaaattgttttgattaattgtttatgaataatattagTTCTTATAGAGTGGTGTGTTTGaatcatttaaattaagatttagGCATCTTGTTGTGTTGTGATTATTTTtgagttatgagttatgagtTATTTTTCTGTCACATAATCTATATCCTTCCTTTCTTCATATAAACATATTATGATTAATGAATCTTAGTCTTGAGTTTTTTTCTATCTCATATTTAGTCAAAGAAAAGTTTGAGATTCTCTTGAATTGTAAGTTAAGAATATTGAGCAATCgagagatatatatatatatgtatatcaatTTACTATAGAGATATACCCTTCTAGAtacaaaattaacttttaatcaACAAAACTTGTCTTAAAAAGTGATATTTATTGTTCACAGAAAACTTTAGGATTAAGGAGGATAAGAAAGGGGGGAATTCCTTTAATTGCTCATATATATTTCCCATCAAccagacaaaaaaaaaattgagtttatCTAATGGGCACCTAAGATTCCCaccaaattaaacaaacatcCCTGAAAAGAGACAATTAGTTTagcatgcttttaaattttatccaAAACTTCTTCAACCCATCAATAatcttttgcttttatttgattaaagaaATGTTAATGTGTGATAAACAATCATAGCAAgttataagaagaagaaaatctaaataataaagatgGGTAAGGTGTGGTTTTTAACTTTAGTGCAAAAGTATTAGCAAACACAAGAACTTTTATCATTAAGGAATTTGACTATAAGGTTTCATACATAAAAGCGAATTTAAAGGGCCCTAATTTCCAAGGTAatgtttatatgtatatataaaagcacTTTAAAAGTAATCACTTAATGTTAAGCATACAATTAATCACTTAAAAACATAGAAACCCCACCAAACGAAAAGGTTTCTTCcaagaaatgataaaaatggtGTTAAAAAGCCTATCAATTTGtgaaaacattttcaaatgagCAAGGAAAATGAGACATTCATTCCCCTAGCTAACAACAGCCAACCCCActttggaagaaaagaaagattgaaactcttgatattcaagtctTCTTTGGCAACACTAATTAAAATAGGGTTTTAGAATActaatgataaaattgaattaattaagtcTGTCATTAATTAAATGGATACTCAATGGAATCTcttcatatttaattagattCATTGTCAAATTCTCTCATTTCTACTTGTCTTTATCGACGAAAAAAGTTACGAATTTGGTATGTAGTAGATTAGcctatcttttcttttccaccaAAGTGTTAATGATAGCACATGGAAATGTCTATTAAGatatatgtgtttgtttaaaataaaggGTTTTGATcatgaagaaaaatgtgtgTAGACATtgatatatacacatatatatatgtgtgtgttcCAATATTATTCTGAAGTCAAAACCCTAATATTTTCCAATGGAGCTAATTAACTTGATGAGAGAGTCAACATAAAATAGACAAGGCAACCAAACTTGTATGGTGGTTAAGGCATCAACTATGAGAAAATATGATTGATGATACGAGGGGaagagaaaattcaaaataattatgtgaatGCAATTTATTGCacatttacattttcattGACAAAATTGgcttttctttattctctttttttagtaAACAAAACtggtttaatttgataatgtAATGGAGAGAAAATTAGGAGGGATTCAATAGCTTGtactcaaatatatatacatccaTTAGATAGATACATTTATAGTAACTTCAAATTCATTATTCTCTTCGTATATGTGTGCATAAGTTGGTACACTATAtatcatttgaaaatgttatcaAGCAAGAAAAAATGTTCTCAATTAATATACGAGTGAGGAAAGATTAGGTTGGTCAATCTAAATATCTTAGCTAGATTAACATAATACTTTCATCATGCTTCAGACCAAGATGCTACGAAAAGATCTTTGGcttcaaaaaatttctaagTACAACAATTGAAAGGAGGAGAATTCAAACCACAAGACCTTGTAATTACTAAAACACTTAAATGTCAATTGAACTAAGTTGATCTCGTTAGTTATAATGCAAACTCTAACctatgaaaaaattgaatggatGATAATATCGGGCACTTTTTTCGTTCTTTTAAGCTTTGAATAAcattatatatcatatcaaCCAGTGAATTTTTGTATtcaattttgcaaatttaagAACTCCATCAAGAGCAATCTGACTGAAATTTCAAAGACATGcatgttaaaaaaatcacttcaTTAAGTCTTATAACATATATTGGAGCATGCTTGATTATGTTAAGTAAtcaaatcttttaattaatctcatatttatgttaaatgataactttttctttctctttttaagaACGTTAACTGCAATTCTCTCAACTCATATATAAACCTTTCCattatagaaaattattaGGAATTAATATAGAACTCAAactttgtatttataatttaaaaggagggttttttttgtcttaatcGTTAAGTTATACTCACATAGGTTAATATCAACTTCAAGGTTTAAAAGGTGTTAGATTAATGATAAACATAGAGAAGATTAAGAggttaatttgttttcttgttttgaaaaaaatgggtGAGTGGAGCTATACTCATTTGTTGATAGTAAGGTCAAAGCTTTTTATAGGGAGGGCCATTGTTTTCCTCATAAATATCCTtcagaaaataaattgagtaagatatatatatatatcctcaCCTGCCATTTCTTTATTTGCTTTTCCTTTGCCAAAAatcaaaaagagaaagagaaaagcaGAGCAAAGAGAGAGTactgagagagagagagagagagagagaagtgtCTTTTTTATATGTCAAAAGTTATTGAAACAAAGAGAGTTTTCCTCAGAAAAAACTTAACTTTCCTCAGTGACCTCTCAATGGCATcactttctctataaatataaaaccctaattttctGACCCCATGCACAGTTacagtttttcctttttttttttttctttttttttcccttttcttttcaaccaAAGCTTAACCAAATTTCTTTCTCACTTGCACATTTTTACATGCAACTTTCAACACAACCTACCTACACCCTTACTTGCTTggttttcctcttttcttctctccacGGTTAAGTTCTTTATGAGTAGAACTGTAGAGGTAAAGAAACGATATGTTGCTAACAGTAAGAAGATTTGTTGGAAGTATTATTGATATTCATAAGTCTCTAATGATATTCAATAGTTTAAAACTTGGGTTTGAGGGATGTGAGGAGCCAAAGTTTGGATCATTactcaagttttttttaatgaggGTTGCTTGTGGGATGACTTTTCACTATTATGttgaatcttttttctttggctTTGCTCattttcctcctctttttgGAAGTTTCTTGTCATCTTCTCCTAAACttctccctttttttcttaccaaacactttttgttttcaattttagttttaagtgcttttttctcatttataaaGAGGGAACCTAATTCCCTCTTCTTTTAAGCTTCCCTTTAGCTCAAAATTACTTTCTTTACTCTCCtttatatctatattttttttcctttttttctattgttaaagtttcttttttaatgtctTAGACAAATACGTGGGTAGAGAATAATTACATCTCTTGACTTCGAAATTGatttacaacttttaattGAGCTTggttagttttttctttatcaacaaaaaaagtgtaaaggtgatataaaatttgatccAATTTCTTAAGAGTAGTTTACTCTCAATATGACAGATTATTAAGTTAAAGCATACATGCAGTTTTCccaatcaattaaaaatgaagaccaagttttttcaattaataagaATACATCGATATATAGATGGgttgaaacttgaaagaaTATTCTCTCAAGTGGTAACcctaattcattaaaatatataactttagAATCACATTAATATGAGCATTTATGTCCCGTAGGTTATATTGAgttgttaaattaattatctgAAAAATTAGTTCATCGTTGATATAAGAAACATATATAAGTTAGAAAGATGTCATTATgaatctattttaaatataatactaaaaattcaaaccataTTTTAATCCAACCAATGATATTAAACAATTCAAGTCCAAATTCTACAACTTCAACTTATTAATTCTGTATCCACACATATATTcatatagaaactaaattggttttaaaaaatggcaaCTTGGATGGAAATAATTAAGAGCTAGGACTTGAGAAAATGTCTtcttatcaaatata encodes:
- the LOC101217376 gene encoding RNA-binding protein pno1 — encoded protein: MQSTEVPVSMEVETVSSKTVTEIGTLPPKPQFDPLKPHEMNDGRVQFRKVSVPPHRYSPLKKAWMEIYTPIYDQMKIDIRMNLKARKVELKTRADTPDVSNLQKCADFVHAFMLGFDVIDAIALLRVDELYVESFEIKDVKTLRGEHLSRAIGRLSGKAGKTKFAIENATKTRIVIADTKIHILGSFANIKIARDSLCSLILGSPAGKVYSKLRAVTARLAERF
- the LOC101214650 gene encoding F-box protein At5g52880 isoform X2, whose product is MQTSSAASAARLLARAVEAALPKQKRNSVIVEFKKAMVVHKRRTKAHQEEKGSCQLPQDVLLHIFRFIDVQSLVSAGLVCRSWNVAAEDEYLWQLQYTTFFVCSDDNSKSINDKDSEDGFASSSTPRVDWKEEFKKAYVGNSLGRNTYGRGYCKHCDTIVSFSTLRCPNDHGRNKNTQIKPLSINQVVEYVLNGASELIYSSDSETDSDEDVISEFWALPKYLGSSGAN
- the LOC101214650 gene encoding F-box protein At5g52880 isoform X1 codes for the protein MSNPLERYHKLCLMDFLAKSYSYPLACKELSFLIRGAFIKLPKNLQSLIYEHIITAFHLLPEMQTSSAASAARLLARAVEAALPKQKRNSVIVEFKKAMVVHKRRTKAHQEEKGSCQLPQDVLLHIFRFIDVQSLVSAGLVCRSWNVAAEDEYLWQLQYTTFFVCSDDNSKSINDKDSEDGFASSSTPRVDWKEEFKKAYVGNSLGRNTYGRGYCKHCDTIVSFSTLRCPNDHGRNKNTQIKPLSINQVVEYVLNGASELIYSSDSETDSDEDVISEFWALPKYLGSSGAN